The following proteins are encoded in a genomic region of Chryseobacterium cucumeris:
- a CDS encoding TSUP family transporter, whose translation MSNSLYPIFLKLENLSLLIIGGGKVALEKLESVLGNSPETSIKLVAKEIIPEVRTLQNQFSNITLHERAYDDHDFNDTDLAIIAVNDIELAGEIREKAQQKSVLVNIADKPDLCDFYLGSIVKKGSLKIAISTNGKSPTIAKRLRETFTEVIPDEMDHVLDNMQHIRNQLTGDFNYKVKELNKITTEYLSEGKAAAKPDIEIQKLISITKTAQRKANIYLAIIGVLLLFGLFGLVVYQFNLSDDIQHFLNKDGHIFYWMLFAGFMAEIVAGSMGMGYGVICTTILLLLNVPPPVVSASIHSAESFTTAAGSFSHYKLGNVNKKMVWVLFPLAIVGSVIGALTLSHYGEHYAHIVKPIIACYTLYLGINILNNAFKDKKSGQAKAKRRTNLRILGLAGGFIDSFAGGGWGPLVTGTLIKEGRIPRYVVGSSTVAKFLLTITSAITFIFTIGIHHWNIVLGLLLGGVFTAPFSAMLTSKLPTKKMFVVVGIVVIIMSLVTITKSFLS comes from the coding sequence ATGAGCAATTCTTTATATCCCATCTTTTTAAAACTTGAAAACCTGTCGCTTCTGATCATTGGCGGCGGCAAGGTTGCCCTTGAAAAGCTGGAATCTGTTCTGGGCAATTCACCGGAAACATCCATCAAACTGGTAGCCAAAGAAATCATTCCGGAGGTCAGAACTTTACAAAATCAGTTTTCCAATATAACACTTCATGAAAGAGCATATGACGATCATGATTTTAACGATACTGATCTGGCCATTATTGCGGTAAATGATATTGAACTGGCCGGGGAAATCAGAGAAAAAGCCCAGCAAAAAAGTGTACTGGTCAATATTGCGGATAAACCTGATCTTTGTGATTTTTATTTAGGATCCATTGTTAAAAAGGGAAGTCTTAAAATAGCTATTTCCACCAATGGAAAATCTCCAACCATCGCTAAAAGATTAAGAGAAACCTTTACCGAAGTGATTCCTGACGAAATGGATCATGTATTGGACAATATGCAGCATATCCGTAATCAACTGACAGGCGATTTTAATTATAAAGTAAAAGAACTTAATAAGATTACAACAGAATATCTGTCCGAAGGAAAAGCTGCTGCAAAACCGGATATAGAAATTCAAAAGCTGATCAGTATCACCAAAACAGCCCAGAGAAAAGCCAATATTTATCTGGCCATCATTGGTGTTTTACTTCTTTTCGGATTATTTGGCCTTGTCGTGTATCAGTTTAATTTATCTGATGATATTCAGCATTTTCTGAATAAAGATGGCCATATTTTTTACTGGATGCTGTTTGCGGGCTTTATGGCAGAAATTGTCGCCGGATCTATGGGAATGGGCTATGGAGTGATATGTACTACGATTCTTTTATTACTAAATGTTCCGCCGCCGGTTGTAAGTGCCAGCATCCACTCTGCGGAATCGTTTACCACGGCGGCCGGGAGTTTCAGTCATTATAAATTGGGAAACGTGAATAAAAAAATGGTCTGGGTGCTGTTTCCATTGGCTATTGTGGGTTCTGTTATCGGAGCTTTAACACTGTCTCATTATGGTGAACATTATGCTCACATCGTAAAACCAATTATTGCCTGCTACACGCTCTATCTTGGAATTAATATCTTAAACAATGCATTTAAAGATAAAAAATCCGGACAAGCGAAAGCCAAACGCAGAACCAATCTCAGAATATTAGGATTGGCAGGCGGCTTCATAGATTCTTTTGCCGGCGGCGGCTGGGGACCTTTGGTAACCGGAACGCTGATCAAAGAGGGAAGGATTCCCCGATATGTAGTGGGAAGTTCCACTGTTGCAAAGTTTTTACTAACCATTACCAGTGCCATTACCTTTATTTTTACGATAGGTATCCACCATTGGAATATTGTTCTGGGACTTTTATTGGGTGGTGTTTTTACCGCTCCGTTTTCTGCGATGCTTACATCAAAGCTTCCGACAAAGAAAATGTTCGTGGTAGTGGGAATAGTAGTAATTATAATGAGTCTGGTGACAATAACAAAATCATTTTTATCATAA
- a CDS encoding helix-turn-helix domain-containing protein, giving the protein MKAPEKVTSITALHRYLNLKRPSNPLISVFGFNEVTIDPKTVLSAVTTDFYVVSLKKDCAGRCKYGQHYYDFEDGIMYFIAPHQVLQFEDILLSEVRGSVLVIHPDFLQGYPLAAIIKNYGYFSYSANEALYLSEKEEKSVTDIMDNISREIEANMDSFSQDLLVSNIDLLLKYCDRFYNRQFLTRKKVNHDLLTQLETLLDDYFKNEKLLIDGIPTVQFVAAQMNISPNYLSDMLRVHTGQTTQQHIQNRVIEKAKELLSTTTLSVSEIAYHLGFEHPQSFHRLFKNQTTVSPLEFRKSFN; this is encoded by the coding sequence ATGAAAGCTCCAGAAAAAGTAACCTCCATCACAGCATTACACAGGTATCTGAATCTGAAAAGGCCGTCTAATCCTTTGATCAGTGTGTTTGGTTTTAATGAAGTAACTATAGATCCGAAGACTGTTCTGAGTGCTGTGACCACAGATTTTTATGTGGTTTCCCTTAAAAAAGATTGTGCAGGGAGATGTAAATACGGACAGCATTATTATGATTTTGAGGATGGAATCATGTATTTTATTGCTCCCCATCAGGTATTACAGTTTGAAGATATTCTGCTTTCCGAAGTAAGAGGAAGTGTACTGGTTATTCATCCTGATTTTTTACAAGGTTATCCATTGGCCGCTATCATAAAGAATTATGGTTATTTTTCGTATTCTGCTAATGAAGCTTTGTATCTCTCCGAAAAGGAAGAAAAATCCGTAACGGATATCATGGATAATATCAGCAGGGAGATAGAAGCCAACATGGATAGTTTCAGCCAGGATTTGCTGGTTTCCAACATTGATTTACTGTTAAAATACTGCGACAGATTTTACAACCGCCAGTTTTTAACACGGAAAAAGGTGAATCATGATCTTTTGACACAGCTTGAAACTTTACTGGATGATTATTTTAAAAATGAAAAACTGCTGATTGACGGGATTCCTACTGTACAATTTGTGGCAGCTCAGATGAATATCAGCCCCAATTATCTGAGTGATATGTTAAGAGTTCATACAGGACAGACCACACAACAGCATATTCAGAACAGAGTGATTGAAAAGGCCAAAGAACTGCTTTCCACTACTACTTTATCTGTTTCTGAAATTGCTTATCATTTAGGATTTGAACATCCGCAGTCATTTCACCGTTTGTTTAAAAACCAAACCACTGTTTCACCGTTAGAATTCAGAAAATCTTTTAATTAA
- a CDS encoding type 1 glutamine amidotransferase domain-containing protein, with protein sequence MMKKILLIVTNIDQYASGNFKTGLWLSELTHIYHAAKEKGWQVTITSPKGGNTPVDPESLKPLVLDGISKKYYENPEFMNELAHTKTLNEVKNESFDCIYLAGGHGTMYDFPDNTTLQTMLRDQYENNKMVAAICHGVGGLLNVKLSGGAYMIKDKSITGFDWFEETLARRKNEVPFNLEAALKERDVHYKKAFIPMTSNVIVDGHLITGQNPFSSKEMAKVVIRELEK encoded by the coding sequence ATGATGAAAAAAATATTGCTAATCGTAACGAATATAGATCAGTATGCCAGTGGTAACTTTAAAACAGGTTTATGGCTGAGCGAGCTTACCCATATATACCATGCGGCAAAGGAGAAAGGATGGCAGGTCACCATAACTTCTCCAAAAGGAGGAAATACTCCTGTTGACCCGGAAAGCCTGAAACCTCTGGTCCTTGATGGAATTTCAAAAAAATATTATGAAAATCCTGAATTCATGAATGAACTGGCTCATACAAAAACTCTCAATGAGGTAAAGAATGAATCTTTCGACTGCATTTATCTGGCCGGCGGACATGGAACGATGTATGATTTCCCTGATAATACTACTTTACAGACCATGCTCAGAGACCAGTATGAAAATAATAAGATGGTTGCTGCAATCTGCCATGGAGTTGGAGGATTGTTGAATGTAAAGCTTTCAGGAGGAGCATATATGATTAAAGATAAATCGATTACTGGATTTGACTGGTTTGAAGAAACTTTGGCAAGAAGAAAAAATGAAGTTCCTTTTAATCTTGAAGCCGCTCTTAAAGAACGGGACGTACATTACAAAAAAGCATTTATTCCGATGACTTCCAACGTTATTGTTGATGGACATTTGATTACAGGGCAAAATCCTTTCAGTTCCAAAGAAATGGCTAAAGTAGTAATTCGTGAGCTTGAAAAATAA
- a CDS encoding DoxX family protein produces the protein MIEKHSKSESQQIYIFQHPASRFHPKKNTFMNNTKTAYFFLRVSMGINLLGHGLVRLMKLQDFASGMMKGFETSWLPQPLVHLFSVTLPFLEFTIGLLLIIGFKTRIAAMAGASLIILLLFGSSTVENWEAMGIQMIYAGLFYILISRIEDNYLALDRK, from the coding sequence ATGATTGAAAAACACAGTAAAAGTGAATCACAGCAGATTTATATCTTCCAGCATCCGGCTTCCCGCTTCCATCCTAAAAAAAATACCTTTATGAATAACACAAAAACAGCCTATTTTTTCCTTCGTGTATCGATGGGAATTAACCTTTTGGGACACGGATTGGTTCGTCTCATGAAATTGCAGGACTTTGCATCAGGAATGATGAAGGGTTTTGAAACAAGCTGGCTTCCGCAGCCATTGGTCCATCTTTTTAGTGTCACTCTCCCCTTTCTCGAATTTACAATCGGCCTTCTGCTGATCATTGGTTTTAAAACCCGTATTGCGGCGATGGCCGGAGCTTCTCTGATTATCCTGCTCCTTTTTGGAAGCAGTACTGTTGAAAACTGGGAAGCAATGGGCATTCAGATGATCTATGCAGGCCTGTTCTATATTCTGATCAGCAGAATTGAGGATAATTACCTGGCCTTGGATCGAAAATAA
- a CDS encoding NUDIX hydrolase, whose product MKTSSGILLFKKEKDSLYYFLVHPGGPFWRNKDSGAWSIPKGEILPDEDPLVRALTEFKEETGKAAEGQFIELSPIRQKGGKIVYAWALEGDIDTSDLYSNSFPLEWPPKSGKIIEIPEVDQWEWFASEEAQKRINPAQKDFITELESILKNH is encoded by the coding sequence ATGAAAACAAGTTCCGGGATTCTGCTCTTTAAAAAAGAAAAAGACAGTCTGTATTACTTTCTGGTTCATCCCGGCGGCCCTTTCTGGAGAAATAAAGATTCTGGCGCATGGTCTATCCCCAAAGGAGAAATTCTTCCTGATGAAGATCCATTAGTGAGGGCATTAACGGAATTTAAAGAAGAAACAGGTAAAGCAGCAGAAGGCCAATTCATAGAATTATCACCCATCAGACAAAAAGGAGGAAAAATAGTTTATGCATGGGCCCTGGAAGGAGATATTGATACATCAGATCTTTACAGCAATAGCTTTCCATTAGAATGGCCGCCCAAATCCGGCAAAATAATTGAAATTCCCGAAGTGGACCAATGGGAGTGGTTTGCTTCAGAGGAAGCACAAAAACGGATCAATCCGGCACAGAAAGATTTCATTACAGAACTTGAAAGTATATTAAAAAATCACTAA
- a CDS encoding AraC family transcriptional regulator translates to MKRIVNFNSFNVFSIEKENWDVEYHNHNFYELIIIESGKGFHHLNSITFPYKKGDVFLLRPSDGHEFSIKNKTKFIYIKFTEQYIWENLLPNKNNELKKAVQLLMEDHSFVYESAIKSKTDREHLLQLARILLYEFSHKNTYNKEITTDLFSGIITILIRNTMQNATAKNRLTQNLNRIEKILYYINVNALDADKMKIENLAEEFMLSPNYISIYIKKQTGFSIQQHIIQYKIKTAEKLLLQSHYNISEIADKLGFNDASHFNKIFKTYKQMSPSQFKKKG, encoded by the coding sequence ATGAAACGAATCGTTAATTTCAACTCTTTCAATGTTTTCAGTATTGAAAAGGAAAACTGGGATGTTGAATATCACAATCATAATTTTTATGAACTGATCATCATAGAAAGCGGAAAAGGATTTCATCACCTCAACAGCATTACTTTCCCGTATAAAAAGGGGGATGTATTTCTACTCAGACCAAGTGACGGCCATGAATTTTCAATTAAAAACAAAACGAAATTCATTTATATAAAATTCACAGAGCAGTATATCTGGGAAAACTTACTGCCCAACAAAAACAATGAACTTAAAAAGGCTGTACAGCTCCTGATGGAAGATCATTCCTTCGTGTATGAATCAGCGATTAAGAGTAAAACAGACCGGGAGCATCTTTTACAGCTTGCCCGGATTCTTCTGTATGAATTCAGCCATAAAAATACCTATAACAAAGAGATAACTACTGATCTGTTTTCAGGTATTATAACTATTCTGATCCGGAATACGATGCAAAATGCTACTGCAAAAAACCGGCTCACTCAAAATCTAAACAGAATTGAAAAAATACTGTATTATATCAATGTCAATGCTCTGGATGCTGATAAAATGAAAATTGAGAACCTGGCTGAAGAATTTATGCTTTCTCCCAATTATATCAGCATTTATATCAAAAAACAGACAGGCTTCTCCATACAACAGCATATTATACAATATAAAATAAAAACGGCTGAAAAGCTTTTACTTCAGAGTCATTATAATATCAGTGAAATTGCTGACAAGCTGGGTTTCAATGATGCCAGCCACTTTAATAAAATATTCAAAACGTACAAACAAATGTCACCCTCTCAGTTTAAAAAGAAAGGCTGA
- a CDS encoding NAD-dependent epimerase/dehydratase family protein, whose translation MQTILGANGQIGEELARELKRNYTSDLRIVSRKAKKINDTDTVFSADLSDREKAVEAVKGSEIAYFTLGLPMDTDLWERQFLTIMKNVIEACKINGTKLVFFDNTYMYPQNNEVLTEQTGFAPVGRKGMVRQQMAEMLLKEMKAGTIEAVICRAPEFYGPGKTQSITNSLVFNAIKEDKKLKVPLRDDKLRSLIWTPDASRATALIGNTPDAYGQTWHLPVDDQKLNYKEFIALASEVYGKELKYSVIPKLAFSIGSFFNKNAKELLELLPRYQYDNLFDDSKFRKRFPGFNVTSYKQGIEQIKKEQ comes from the coding sequence ATGCAAACTATATTAGGAGCCAACGGCCAGATTGGTGAAGAGCTGGCAAGAGAACTGAAAAGGAATTATACTTCAGATCTCCGTATCGTCAGCAGAAAGGCAAAAAAAATAAATGATACAGATACTGTTTTTTCCGCAGATTTATCAGACAGGGAGAAGGCAGTTGAAGCTGTGAAAGGAAGTGAAATCGCTTATTTTACTCTTGGACTTCCCATGGATACGGATTTATGGGAGAGGCAGTTTTTGACCATCATGAAAAATGTTATTGAAGCCTGTAAAATCAACGGAACAAAGCTGGTGTTTTTTGATAATACCTATATGTATCCTCAAAATAATGAAGTTTTAACGGAACAAACCGGATTCGCTCCTGTGGGAAGAAAAGGAATGGTAAGACAACAGATGGCCGAAATGCTTTTAAAAGAAATGAAAGCAGGAACCATAGAAGCCGTTATTTGCAGAGCCCCTGAGTTTTATGGCCCCGGAAAAACGCAGAGTATTACCAACAGTCTTGTTTTTAATGCCATTAAAGAAGACAAAAAGCTGAAAGTCCCTTTAAGAGATGATAAATTACGAAGCCTGATCTGGACTCCCGATGCGAGCCGTGCCACTGCTTTGATCGGAAATACACCGGATGCTTACGGACAGACATGGCATTTACCTGTAGATGATCAAAAGCTTAATTATAAGGAATTCATTGCGCTGGCTTCTGAGGTTTATGGAAAAGAACTGAAATATTCGGTTATTCCAAAGCTCGCCTTTTCAATCGGATCCTTTTTCAATAAAAATGCAAAAGAGCTGTTGGAACTGCTTCCCAGATATCAATATGATAACCTGTTTGATGATTCAAAATTCAGAAAGAGATTCCCGGGATTTAATGTAACTTCTTACAAGCAGGGAATTGAACAAATTAAAAAAGAACAGTAA
- a CDS encoding polysaccharide deacetylase family protein: MKYIKQSVLLLASAIVLMSFSDHERGTTEKKQQHERQTRTKKYWPNGAQLVISVSMQFETGGQPEGAESPFTGTPLPKGQPDLPAESWYRYGGNEGIYRMLDLWKKYDIKVTSHIVGSAAEKYPEVAKAIANGGHEIAAHGFTWDNQWNKNYADELNFVKKGVDVVEKITGQKAVGYNANWLRRSPNTLKVLQELGFLYHIDDLSHDEPFITKVKGKNFVVVPYTLRNNDIVNIEGKHWSPEQFLAQLKFEFDRLYEEGASKRRMMSISFHDRIGGTPAMVHAMEEFIKYAKEKHGVVFMRKDDIAKMVMNDPDTPVDNSEEKFNK; the protein is encoded by the coding sequence ATGAAATATATAAAACAATCAGTATTGCTGCTTGCCTCAGCAATTGTTCTGATGTCCTTTTCTGATCATGAAAGGGGTACAACAGAAAAAAAGCAGCAGCATGAAAGACAGACCCGAACAAAAAAATACTGGCCCAATGGTGCTCAATTAGTTATTTCCGTTTCCATGCAGTTTGAAACGGGTGGACAACCGGAAGGCGCTGAAAGTCCTTTCACTGGAACTCCTCTTCCCAAGGGACAGCCGGATCTTCCCGCAGAAAGCTGGTACCGCTACGGAGGAAATGAAGGAATTTACCGTATGCTGGATTTATGGAAAAAATATGATATTAAAGTTACCTCTCATATCGTAGGAAGTGCTGCTGAAAAGTATCCTGAAGTCGCTAAAGCTATTGCAAACGGAGGTCATGAAATTGCCGCTCATGGTTTTACCTGGGATAATCAGTGGAATAAAAATTATGCTGACGAACTGAATTTCGTAAAGAAAGGTGTGGATGTTGTAGAAAAAATTACAGGACAGAAAGCTGTTGGGTATAATGCCAACTGGCTGAGAAGAAGCCCGAATACACTTAAAGTATTACAGGAACTGGGTTTTCTGTATCATATTGATGATCTAAGCCATGATGAACCTTTTATAACTAAAGTAAAAGGAAAAAACTTTGTAGTCGTTCCTTATACGCTTCGTAACAATGATATTGTCAATATTGAAGGGAAACACTGGAGCCCGGAGCAGTTTTTGGCCCAGCTGAAATTTGAATTTGACCGCTTGTATGAAGAAGGAGCTTCCAAAAGGAGAATGATGAGTATCAGTTTTCATGACAGAATCGGTGGAACTCCTGCAATGGTGCATGCTATGGAAGAATTTATAAAATATGCCAAAGAAAAGCATGGCGTAGTCTTTATGAGAAAAGATGATATTGCGAAAATGGTGATGAACGATCCTGATACTCCGGTTGACAACAGCGAAGAAAAGTTTAATAAGTAA
- a CDS encoding TonB-dependent receptor translates to MKNKKQGNFLPKAGIIAFTFLFFNLAEAQQQLIELSGSIKNTDTRKGLDSVKVQIENTQDNAFTDQAGNFKIRTRVTIPFRVVVQKDGFSSQTVEILSPSNKITIGLNPQNTIIDDVVISASRVPEKILRSPIAIEKIDIKTIRESPAASFYETLENVKGLQLLTSSLTLKIPNSRGFNSPNNFRFMQLVDGVDVQSATLGVPLGNAIGPTELDIQSMEVTPGAASALYGMNAINGLASLQTKDPFTSEGISVYFRGGVNHVDNVNHKISSLGESAVRFAKVINKNFAVKVNASYFSGTDWISNNLTDQNPGSLVTANPNFALPNNPAEDLWNKYGDERNNRVAVKVDYNGKPTTFNVSRTGYLEKDLVSPDVKNIKFDAGLYYRFGDQWRTSYVYRYGLLDGTFQRGNKIRLQNATVQNHKVELTGRELTFRAYVSIENTGDSYNLKPLADNLDLTNLSNTNWKNIFQTALQNSLNAGINLNEAFILARQEADKNRAVPGTAAFEQLKNTIIGINNWDSANAGVAGAPATGGAKLEQKSRFYQGELTYDFSRFVKIFNLLAGVDYRLYSITPDGNNFVDFNRPVNERNIPLANGTFGKEVIYQKYGAFAQITKLFFDDKVKINAALRIDRNPEFEAKLNPRISVVYSPVKQHNFRASFQNGYRFPSLFEALSFVNNGNVRRVGGLSKVNDGLGYLENSYTLASIDKFTSAVNADVDAGKTQAQAAQDNKQLLTVANLQKLQPEKINSFEVGYKSTFFNNKLVLDWDFYYNIYEGFLGQVEVAVPKNSQVGSSAAVLAMLDRSKQDRYRVYTNSNSTYKSYGTSLGIRYNITGNYNINTNVSYNDLASNNNSDLFITAFNTPKWMVNVSLGNREIVKNIGFTLVARWQSGFMWESPLASGEIPAYYTIDAQATWKLPEIRANIKIGATNLLNRRYFQYAAGPEIGGLYYLAFTYDLKL, encoded by the coding sequence ATGAAAAACAAAAAGCAGGGAAATTTTCTACCAAAAGCAGGCATTATTGCATTTACATTTCTATTTTTTAACCTGGCAGAAGCTCAGCAGCAGCTTATAGAGCTTAGCGGAAGCATCAAAAATACAGATACACGAAAAGGTCTTGACTCCGTAAAAGTACAGATCGAAAACACACAGGATAACGCATTCACGGATCAGGCAGGTAATTTTAAAATCAGAACAAGGGTTACCATACCATTCAGGGTGGTTGTTCAGAAAGATGGTTTTAGCAGTCAAACTGTTGAAATCCTTTCGCCTTCCAACAAAATAACGATAGGCTTAAACCCTCAGAATACCATTATTGATGATGTGGTAATTTCTGCCTCCAGAGTTCCGGAAAAAATATTAAGATCTCCGATCGCCATTGAAAAAATTGATATCAAAACCATCAGGGAAAGTCCGGCTGCTTCGTTTTATGAAACCCTGGAAAATGTAAAAGGACTACAGCTTTTAACCTCAAGCCTTACGTTGAAAATTCCTAATTCAAGAGGTTTTAATTCGCCCAATAATTTCCGGTTCATGCAGCTGGTAGATGGAGTAGATGTACAGTCGGCAACATTGGGAGTGCCGCTGGGAAATGCTATAGGACCTACAGAACTGGATATTCAATCTATGGAAGTGACTCCGGGAGCGGCTTCTGCATTGTACGGAATGAATGCCATCAACGGACTGGCAAGTTTACAGACCAAAGATCCGTTTACCTCTGAAGGGATAAGTGTTTATTTCCGTGGCGGAGTAAATCATGTAGACAATGTGAACCATAAAATAAGTTCTTTGGGAGAAAGTGCTGTCCGTTTTGCAAAAGTGATCAATAAAAACTTTGCAGTGAAAGTCAATGCCTCTTATTTCAGTGGAACCGACTGGATATCCAATAATCTGACAGATCAGAATCCAGGATCATTAGTCACCGCCAATCCTAATTTTGCTTTGCCCAACAATCCCGCAGAAGATCTTTGGAATAAGTATGGAGATGAAAGAAACAACCGCGTTGCCGTAAAAGTAGATTACAATGGAAAACCTACCACATTCAATGTTTCCCGGACAGGATATCTGGAAAAAGACCTGGTAAGCCCTGACGTGAAAAATATCAAGTTCGATGCTGGATTATATTACCGTTTCGGAGATCAGTGGAGAACATCTTATGTGTATCGCTACGGCTTGCTGGACGGAACTTTCCAGAGAGGAAATAAAATCCGTCTGCAGAATGCTACGGTTCAGAATCATAAAGTAGAACTCACAGGAAGAGAATTAACCTTCAGAGCTTATGTATCGATAGAAAATACAGGAGATTCCTATAATCTCAAACCTTTGGCAGATAATCTTGATCTGACGAATCTTTCCAATACCAACTGGAAAAATATATTCCAGACCGCGCTTCAGAACAGCCTGAATGCCGGAATCAATCTTAACGAAGCATTTATTCTCGCCCGTCAGGAAGCTGATAAAAACAGGGCTGTACCGGGAACTGCAGCCTTTGAACAGTTAAAAAATACCATTATTGGAATTAATAACTGGGATTCGGCCAATGCAGGAGTAGCAGGAGCTCCGGCAACAGGAGGAGCCAAGCTTGAACAGAAATCCCGCTTTTATCAGGGGGAACTGACCTATGATTTCAGCAGGTTTGTGAAGATATTCAACCTTCTTGCAGGAGTAGATTACCGTTTGTACAGCATTACTCCGGATGGAAATAACTTTGTTGATTTCAACCGTCCGGTCAATGAAAGAAACATTCCTTTAGCCAATGGTACTTTCGGGAAAGAGGTTATCTATCAGAAATATGGGGCTTTTGCACAGATTACCAAGCTTTTCTTCGATGATAAAGTAAAAATTAATGCCGCTTTACGGATCGACAGAAACCCGGAATTTGAAGCCAAACTAAATCCAAGAATAAGTGTAGTGTATTCCCCTGTAAAACAGCATAATTTCAGGGCATCTTTTCAAAACGGCTATCGTTTTCCATCTTTATTTGAAGCCCTTTCATTCGTGAATAACGGAAATGTAAGAAGAGTAGGCGGACTTTCAAAAGTGAATGATGGATTAGGCTATCTGGAAAACTCTTATACGCTGGCATCCATCGATAAATTTACCTCAGCAGTAAACGCTGATGTTGACGCAGGAAAAACCCAGGCTCAGGCAGCTCAGGATAACAAACAGCTTTTAACGGTAGCGAATCTTCAGAAATTACAGCCGGAGAAAATCAATTCGTTTGAAGTAGGGTATAAGTCTACTTTTTTCAATAATAAACTGGTGCTGGACTGGGATTTTTATTACAATATCTACGAAGGATTCCTTGGTCAGGTAGAAGTGGCTGTTCCCAAAAACAGTCAGGTAGGAAGCAGTGCAGCCGTACTTGCGATGCTCGATAGAAGTAAACAGGACCGATACAGGGTTTATACGAACAGCAACAGTACCTACAAAAGCTACGGAACATCTTTAGGAATCCGATATAATATCACAGGAAATTACAATATCAACACCAATGTTTCCTATAATGATCTGGCTTCCAATAATAACTCAGACCTGTTTATTACAGCTTTCAACACTCCGAAATGGATGGTAAATGTAAGCTTAGGAAACAGAGAGATTGTTAAAAATATAGGATTCACTCTTGTAGCCAGATGGCAGAGCGGTTTTATGTGGGAAAGTCCTTTAGCATCCGGAGAAATTCCCGCTTATTACACCATTGATGCACAGGCAACATGGAAGCTTCCTGAAATCCGTGCAAATATTAAAATAGGTGCTACCAATCTGCTGAACCGCCGTTACTTCCAGTATGCAGCAGGTCCTGAAATCGGAGGACTGTATTATCTCGCTTTTACTTATGACTTAAAACTGTAA